A single region of the Halorussus gelatinilyticus genome encodes:
- a CDS encoding DUF7569 family protein has translation MTDDESDPCDDCRDPVSDALARTVRLTVDRSQIDGQRLCPECFADWIDRYETEMQPEERPVIDDGDTDIIVD, from the coding sequence ATGACAGACGACGAGTCCGACCCCTGCGACGACTGCCGGGACCCCGTCTCGGACGCGCTGGCGCGCACCGTCCGACTCACCGTGGACCGCTCGCAGATAGACGGCCAGCGGCTCTGTCCCGAGTGCTTCGCCGACTGGATAGACCGCTACGAGACCGAGATGCAACCCGAGGAGCGCCCGGTCATCGACGACGGCGACACCGACATCATCGTGGACTGA
- a CDS encoding S9 family peptidase — translation METVRASDYHDIVQVEEPRVSPDGERVAFVRKIPKSDDEYAATVHVVPVGGDEPRQFTVSEGVDSQPRWSPSGDRLAFVSTRGADDDRPQLWVMPTGGGEARQVTDVVGGVAEIAWSPDGRRIAFTQQVTEDDREEGRDTGLDGEEFEPEDPDPRVIDRKVYRAGQRYFDGKRSHVYVVDLESGDDEIRRLTDRDYDYLNPEWADATTLLYGARRTGDPDDNIVIDVVEYDLDADEETETVTRTTGWTPMLAATSDGRVAYAATPEENATLRQTEIEVLDRETGEVTTPTESLDRTLSMSMSPQWGPNEERIYFATPDEGEYAVWRAPGDAGSDPERVVGDGEVEAATVGADKIAFVRSEWDHPGDVFVSTLGGAESRRLTRVNSDYLDDRAVCQPEEVRFENESGDEIQGWVLTPPNFEQGEEYPLAVEIHGGPHAMWSTSGTMWHEFQLLAARGYVVFWSNPRGSTGYGEEFMAALEGGKWGEVAYEDVMAGVEEVASREYVDDDDVYVTGGSYGGYMTTWIVGQTDRFAGAVSQRGVYELNSFYGSTDAFKLIEWDFDANPWDDYEFLWERSPTAVADEVDTPTLLIHSDDDYRVPVNNAEMLYLMYKKNDVETRLVRYPREGHELSRSGEPAHVVDRLERLVRWFDGYSDHHDAPKALDRGDEGLSAAEDEENEEADDADDGEDGE, via the coding sequence ATGGAGACGGTTCGTGCGAGCGATTATCACGACATCGTGCAGGTCGAGGAGCCGCGCGTCTCGCCGGACGGCGAGCGGGTCGCCTTCGTCCGGAAGATTCCGAAGTCCGACGACGAGTACGCGGCGACGGTCCACGTCGTCCCGGTCGGCGGCGACGAACCGCGCCAGTTCACGGTGTCGGAGGGCGTCGATAGCCAACCGCGGTGGAGTCCGAGCGGCGACCGACTCGCGTTCGTCAGCACGCGGGGCGCGGACGACGACCGGCCGCAACTCTGGGTCATGCCGACCGGCGGCGGCGAGGCCCGGCAGGTGACCGACGTGGTCGGCGGCGTCGCCGAAATCGCGTGGTCGCCCGACGGCCGTCGAATCGCGTTCACCCAGCAGGTCACCGAAGACGACCGCGAGGAGGGCCGCGACACGGGTCTCGACGGCGAGGAGTTCGAACCCGAGGACCCCGACCCGCGAGTCATCGATCGGAAGGTCTACCGGGCGGGTCAGCGGTACTTCGACGGGAAGCGCTCGCACGTCTACGTCGTGGACCTCGAAAGCGGCGACGACGAAATCCGGCGTCTCACCGACCGCGACTACGACTATCTGAACCCGGAGTGGGCCGACGCGACGACCCTGCTCTACGGCGCGCGCCGGACCGGCGACCCCGACGACAACATCGTCATCGACGTGGTGGAGTACGACCTCGACGCCGACGAGGAGACCGAGACCGTCACACGGACGACCGGGTGGACGCCGATGCTGGCAGCGACGAGCGACGGCCGAGTCGCCTACGCCGCCACGCCCGAGGAGAACGCGACGCTCCGCCAGACCGAAATCGAAGTGCTGGACCGGGAGACCGGCGAGGTGACGACGCCGACCGAGTCGCTCGACCGGACGCTCTCGATGTCGATGTCGCCCCAGTGGGGACCGAACGAGGAGCGGATTTACTTCGCCACGCCCGACGAGGGCGAGTACGCCGTCTGGCGCGCGCCCGGCGACGCCGGTTCGGACCCCGAGCGCGTCGTCGGCGACGGCGAGGTCGAGGCCGCCACGGTCGGCGCGGACAAGATAGCGTTCGTCCGGTCGGAGTGGGACCACCCCGGCGACGTGTTCGTCTCGACGCTCGGCGGTGCCGAGTCGCGGCGACTCACCCGCGTCAACAGCGACTACCTCGACGACCGCGCCGTCTGCCAGCCCGAGGAAGTCCGGTTCGAGAACGAGTCGGGCGACGAGATTCAGGGCTGGGTTCTGACGCCCCCCAACTTCGAGCAGGGCGAGGAGTACCCCCTCGCGGTCGAAATCCACGGCGGCCCCCACGCGATGTGGTCCACCAGCGGGACGATGTGGCACGAGTTCCAACTGCTGGCGGCGCGGGGCTACGTCGTCTTCTGGTCGAACCCGCGCGGTTCGACGGGGTACGGCGAGGAGTTCATGGCGGCGCTGGAGGGCGGCAAGTGGGGCGAAGTCGCCTACGAGGACGTGATGGCCGGCGTCGAGGAGGTGGCGAGTCGGGAGTACGTGGACGACGACGACGTGTACGTCACCGGCGGGAGCTACGGCGGCTACATGACGACGTGGATAGTCGGGCAGACCGACCGCTTCGCGGGCGCGGTCAGCCAGCGCGGCGTCTACGAACTCAACAGCTTCTACGGCTCGACGGACGCCTTCAAGCTCATCGAGTGGGACTTCGACGCGAACCCGTGGGACGACTACGAGTTCCTCTGGGAGCGGTCGCCGACCGCGGTCGCCGACGAGGTGGACACTCCGACGCTGCTCATCCACAGCGACGACGACTACCGCGTCCCGGTGAACAACGCCGAGATGCTGTATCTCATGTACAAGAAAAACGACGTGGAAACTCGACTGGTTCGCTACCCGCGCGAGGGCCACGAACTCTCCCGGAGCGGCGAACCCGCCCACGTCGTGGACCGACTCGAACGCCTCGTGCGCTGGTTCGACGGCTACTCGGACCACCACGACGCGCCGAAGGCGCTCGACCGCGGCGACGAGGGTCTCTCGGCGGCCGAGGACGAGGAAAACGAGGAAGCCGACGACGCCGACGACGGTGAAGACGGCGAGTAG